AGGAGCTGGCCGCGTACGCCGGAGTGCCCGTCTACAACGGTCTGACCGATGACTGGCACCCCACCCAGATGCTCGCCGACGTGCTCACCATGACCGAGCACTGCGACAAGCCGCTCGGTGGGATCGCCTTCGCCTACCTGGGTGACGCCCGTTTCAACATGGGCAACTCCTACCTGGTCACCGGCGCGCTCCTCGGCATGGACGTCCGGATCGTCGCCCCGCAGGCCTACTGGCCCGCCGAGGAGATCGTCGCCGAGGCCCGCAAGCTCGCCGAGAGCAACGGCGGGCGCGTCACCCTCACCGAGCACCTCGGCGAGGGCGTCCACGGCGCCGACTTCGTCGCCACCGACGTCTGGGTCTCGATGGGCGAGCCCAAGGAGGTGTGGGACGAGCGCATCGCCGCGCTGTCCCCGTACGCCGTGACCATGGACGTGCTGCGCGCCACCGGCAACCCGGACGTGAAGTTCCTGCACTGCCTGCCGGCCTTCCACGACCTGGGCACCAAGGTCGGCCGCGAGATCCACGAGACCCACGGCCTCGACTCGCTGGAGGTCACCGACGAGGTGTTCGAGTCGGCGCACTCGGTCGTCTTCGACGAGGCCGAGAACCGGCTGCACACCATCAAGGCGATCATGGTCGCCACCCTGGGCCGACCGGGAATCCCCGAGGTCCTGGCCTGACGGAGGTCCCCGCAGGCCTTATCCTGACCGGCGGTCCGGAGCCACCCCTTCCGTGACCACCGTGCGACCGACCCCGTCGCACCCCGCACCACCGGAAATGAGCACCACCCGCATGTCCGCTCCACGCATCAAGTCCCCCCAGCTGCTGATGGCCGAATCAGGCGCCGACCGCGAAGGTCATGGCCTCAAGCGGACCATGGGTCTCTTCCAGCTCATCTGCTTCGGCGTCGGCGCGATCGTCGGCACCGGAATCTTCGTCGGGCTCTCCGACTCGGTCGCACAGGCCGGACCCGCCGTGGTCGTGTCGTTCATCCTCGCGGCGATCACCTGCGTCTTCACCGCGTTCTCCTTCGCCGAGCTCGGCGGCGCGATCCCGGTCTCCGGATCCTCGTACTCCTTCGCCTACGCGGGACTGGGCGAGGGCACGGCCTTCCTCGTCGGCTGGTGTCTGCTCCTGGAGTACGGCGTCTCCGTGTCGGCCGTGGCGGTCGGCTGGAGCCAGTACGTCAACGAACTGCTGCACAGCCTCATGGGCGTGCAGCTGCCCGCCGCGCTCTCGGCCGGCCCGTCCGACGGCGGGATCGTCAACCTTCCCGCGGTCATCGTGATCGCCCTGGCCTCGGTCCTGCTGATCCGCGGGGTGCGCGAGAGCGCCCGGGCGACCGCGGCCATGGCCGTGCTGAAGCTCGTCGTGCTCGTCGTCTTCTGCGCGATCGGGTTCAGCGCCTTCAAGCACGGCAACCTCACGCCGTTCTCCCCGGCCGGGCTGGGAGGTATCGGCGCGGGCACCACGGCTGCCTTCTTCTCGTACATCGGCTTCGACGCGATCACCACCGCCGGCGAGGAGGCCAAGGACCCCCGCCGCAACATCCCGATCGCCATCCTGGTCTGCATCGGTCTGGTCACGCTGCTGTACTGCGCGGTGGCCCTCGCGGCGATCGGCGCCGTCGGCGGCGACGCGGTCGCCGGGCGGCCCGCCGCGCTGTCGTACGTCGTCAACGTGGTCACCGGCTCCACGGTCGGCGCCGGGGTCGTCGCGTTCGGAGCGGTCGTCGCCATCGCCTCGGTCGTGCTCGCGGTGATGTACGGACAGACCCGCATCCTCATGTCCATGTCCCGTGACGGGCTCGTGCCGCGCGTCTTCGAGAAGATCTCGCCGAGGACCTCGACACCGGTCGCGGGAACCCTGATCGTCGCCATCGTCTTCGCCGTCCCGGCGGCCTTCGCCCCGCTCGACGCCGTCGTCAACCTGACGACGATCGGCACGCTCGCCACGATGGCCGCCGTCAATGTCGCGGTGATCGCGCTGCGGCGCCGGCAACCGGGTCTTGCCAGGACGTTCCGGGTGCCGCTCTACCCCGTGGTGCCGCTGCTCGGCATCGGCTTCTGTCTGTACCTGATGTACGAGACGGGCTGGACGACCTGGGTCCAGTTCGTGTGCTTCCTGGCGGCCGGCTTCCTCGTGTACGTGCTCTACGGGCGCCGCAACTCCCGGCTGGCAGTGGCTGGAGCCGCTCCCGGCGCCGAGGTCACGCCGGACGCCGCTGAGCGGGCACCACAGGCAGTCTGAACCAGACCGCCTTGCCGGAGCCGGTGGGGCGGTGGCCGCAGGACGAGCTGAGGGTGCGGATCAGGAGGAGGCCGCGCCCGTGCTCCTGCCAGGGATCGGGCTCACCGGGCGGCTCCGGGACCGTGAGGTTGCCGGGCGGCTCCGGGTCCGGGTCGTGCACCTCGACCTGACAGCCGGTCGGCATCAGCTCCACGACCAGCTCTATGGGACCGTCCCCCGCGGTGTGCTCCACGGCGTTGGCGACCAGTTCCGCGGTGAGCAGTTCCGCGGTGTCGCTGTCGGCCGCGTGCTTCAGCTCGGCCAGCGCGGTGCGGACCAGGGCGCGGGCGACCGGCACGGCCGCGGCGGTGTGCGGCAGTGCGATGCGCCAGGAGGCGGGGGCGGGAGTGTCGTGCAAGGTGGGTCCGTTCATGGAGCAGGCTGTCCTGCTTTCAACCTGAGGAATGGTACGGCGCGGCCGGACGGAGGCGTCGGGCGGGCGCTTTCCAGGACATTCGGTGGGCGCCCTCCCAGGACGTTCGGCTCGGCATCAGGACCCGTACCCAGCCCAACGCCTGCCTCCCGCGAGGTGCTCCCGCCGTTACGGGGCTATCGAGAACCCGTGACTCGGTGACGGGAAACGGTCACTTCACGACCGGGTTATTGCGTGGTCGTGACGACAGTCACAGAGTGGTGATAACTTCGTGGAGTAACGACGACCGCCGTCCGGCGCCCTGTGGCGCGGACCGCCGCCCCCGTCCGAGGAGGCCGCCCGTCATGAGTCCCTTCACCGGCTCCGCCGCCCGCACCTCCGACTGGCAGCACCTGAGGTGCGAGGTCGCCGACGGGGTCGCCACGGTCACCCTGGCCCGCCCCGAGAAACTCAACGCCCTCACCTTCGGCGCCTACGCCGACCTGCGCGATCTGCTCGCCGAGCTCTCCCGTGAGCGGTCGGTGCGGGCGCTGGTGCTGGCGGGGGAGGGGCGCGGCTTCTGCTCCGGCGGCGACGTCGACGAGATCATCGGCGCGACCTTGTCCATGGACACCGCCCAGCTCCTCGACTTCAACCGGATGACCGGGCAGGTCGTGCGGACCGTACGGGAGTGCCCGTTCCCGGTGATCGCGGCGGTGCACGGGGTCGCGGCGGGCGCCGGAGCCGTCCTCGCCCTGGCCGCCGACTTCCGGGTGGCCGACCCGAGCGCCCGGTTCGCCTTCCTCTTCACCCGCGTCGGACTGTCCGGCGGCGACATGGGCGCCGCCTATCTGCTGCCCCGGGTCGTCGGGCTCGGTCACGCGACCCGGCTGCTGATGCTCGGCGAACCGGTGCGCGCGCCCGAGGCCGAGCGGATCGGTCTGATCAGCGAGCTGGCCGACGAGGGCGACGCGGACGAGGCCGCCCAGCGACTGGCCCGCCGCCTGGCCGAGGGCCCGGCTCTCGCGTACGCCCAGACCAAGGCCCTGCTCACCGCCGAACTGGACATGCCCCTCGCCGCCTCCGTCGAGCTCGACGCCTCGACCCAGGCCCTCCTGATGACCGGCGAGGACTACGCCGAGTTCCATGCGGCGTTCACGGAGAAGCGCGCGCCGAAGTGGCGGGGGCGATAGCCGTGGCGACGCGGACGCGCGCGTCTGTGCGTGTCGCCGTCATCGGCGGCGGTCCCGGCGGGCTGTACGCCGCCGCGCTGCTCAAGCGCCTCGACCCGGGCCGTGAGGTCACCGTCTGGGAGCGCAACGCCCCCGACGACACCTTCGGCTTCGGTGTCGTGCTCTCCGACGAGACGCTCGGCGGGATCGAGCACGCCGACCCGGTGGTGTACGCGGCGCTCCAGGACGAGTTGGTGCGCTGGGACGACATCGACATCGTGCACCGAGGCGTGCGCAACACCTCCGGAGGCCACGGCTTCGCGGCACTCGGCCGGCGCCGGCTCCTGGAGATCCTGCACGAGCGCTGCCGCTCGCTCGGCGTCGAGCTGCGCTTCCGGGCCGAGGCCCCGCCGGTCGCAGAACTGATGACGGTGTACGACCTGGTCGTCGCCGCCGACGGGGTGCACAGCCCGACCCGGGCCGCGTACGCGGAGGCGTTCGGACCGTCGGTCGAGGAGCACCGGTGCCGTTACATCTGGCTCGCCGCCGACTTCGCCTTCGACTCCTTCCGCTTCGAGATCGTGGAGACCGAGCACGGCGTGATGCAGCTGCACGGCTACCCGTACGCGGCCGATGCCTCCACCGTCATCGTCGAGATGCGCGAAGAGGTGTGGCGGGCGGCCGGTTTCGCGGACCTCGACGAACAGGGGTCCGTCGAGCTCTGCGGCAAGATCTTCACGGACGCGCTCGGCGGGCGGCAACTGCGGTCCAACAAGTCGACGTGGACCACCTTCCGTACGGTGGTCAACGACCGCTGGTCCCACGGCAATCTGGTCCTCCTCGGCGACGCCGCGCACACCGCGCACTTCTCCATCGGCTCCGGCACCAAGCTCGCCGTCGAGGACGCGCTCGCGCTGGCCGCCTGCCTGGAGGAGCGGCCCACCCTCGACGAGGCACTCGCCGCGTACGAGGAGGAGCGGCGCCCTGTCGTCGCGTCCACCCAGCGGGCCGCGCGGGCCAGTCTGGAGTGGTTCGAGAACCTGGGGCTGTATCTCCACCAGCCCGCCCGGCAGTTCGCCTTCAACCTCCTCACGCGCAGCCGCCGCGTCACGCACGACAACCTGCGGCTGCGGGACGCGCACTTCACGGCGGCGGTCGAGCGCGAGTTCGGCTGCCCGCCCGGCACACCGCCGATGTTCACCCCGTTCCGGCTGCGCGGTCTGACCCTGCGCAACCGGGTCGTGGTCTCACCGATGGACATGTACTCGGCCGTGGACGGCGTCCCCGGCGACTTCCACCTCGTCCACCTGGGCGCACGGGCGCTCGGCGGCGCGGGCCTGGTGATGACCGAGATGGTGTGTGTCAGCGCCGAGGGCCGCATCACACCCGGCTGCGCCGGCCTCTACTCACACCGGCAGGCCGAGTCCTGGCGGCGGATCATCCGCTTCGTGCACGCCCAGGCACCCGGCACCGCGATCGGCGTCCAGCTCGGACACTCCGGCCGCAAGGGCTCCACGAAGCTGATGTGGGAGGGCATGGACGAACCCCTGGAGGAGGGCAACTGGCCGCTCGTGGCCGCCTCCCCGATCCCGTACGGACCGCGCAGCCAGACCCCCCGGCAGCTGTGCCGAGCCCAACTCACCGACATCCGCGAGCAGTTCGCGGCCGCCACCTGGCGTGCCGTCCGCTGCGGCTTCGACCTCCTCGAACTGCACTGCGCCCACGGCTACCTCCTCTCCGGCTTCCTCTCACCGCTCACCAACCGGCGCACCGACGCCTACGGCGGCTCGCTGGAACGCAGACTGCGCTTCCCGCTGGAGGTCTTCGACGCCGTACGGGCCGTGTGGCCGGAGGAGCGGCCCATGACCGTCCGTATCTCCGCCACCGACTGGGCCGAGGGCGGCAACACCGGGGACGAGGGCGTGGCGATCGCCCGGGCCTTCGCGGCGCACGGCGCCGACGCGGTCGACGTGTCGACCGGGCAGGTGGTCGCCGACGAACAGCCCGAGTACGGCCGGTCGTTCCAGACCCCGTTCGCCGACCGGATCCGCCACGAGACCGGCCTCCCCGTGATCGCCGTCGGCGCGATCTCCTCCTGGGACGACGTCAACTCCCTGATCCTGGCCGGGCGTACGGACCTGTGCGCACTCGCCCGGCCGCATCTCTACGACCCGCACTGGACGCTGCACGCGGCGGCCGAGCAGGGGTACGAGGGTCCGGGCGTCGCCTGGCCCAAGCCCTACCGCGCGGGCAGCCGCCGCCCGCAGACCGGACGCATGGACGCCCCCAAGCCCCGGCTCTCACTGGGGACCTGAGGGCGCGGGGAGGAGCGGCCCGACGGGAGAGTGCCCGCCGTCGGTGTCGAGCCGTCCACCGGGTCGACGAGGAGGAACGCACCGGTGCGGCGTACGTCCGCGTAGTGGTCGAGCGCGAGCGGCTCGGCGGTGCGCGGGGTGATGCGCCCGAGGTCGTTCACTGCGATGAGGGTGCCCTTGGCGCCTCATGATGTACCGAGGTCACACGTCAGTGGGTTCGGTGAAGCTCGCCCCCGCGTCCCGCAGCCGCTCGTGCAGCGCCCGGAACACGGCGGCCGAGCGCGCGCCCGGCCAGTCCTCGGGCAGCAGCGCGGCAGGCAGCCCCGGGTCGGCGTACGGGAGGTGGCGCCAGGTGTCCAGGGCGAGCAGATAGTCGCGGTACGCCTCCTCGGGCGGGGTGTCCGCGCGCCGCCGCCAGTCGCGCAGCACGGTCGCGTGCTGGTCGAGGAAGGCCTCGTGCTGCTTGGCGATCGCCGCCAGGTCCCACCAGCGCGCGACCGCGTCCGCCGTCGCCGCGAAGCCCAGGTGCTCCCCGCGGAACAGCTCCACGTAAGGGTCGAGCCGCAGCCGCGCCAGGGTGTGCCGGGTCTCCTCGTAGAGCCGCGCGGGGGCGAGCCAGACGCCGGGGGCCGCCGTCCCGAAGCCGAGACCGGCGAGGCGTGAGCGCAGTACGTGCCGCTTCTGCCGCTCGGACTCCGGCACGGAGAAGACGGCGAGCACCCAGCCCTCGTCCTCGGGGGGCGCCGCCGCGTACACCCGCCGGTCGCCGTCCTCCAGCAGTTGGCGGGCGTCCGGCGACAGCGCGTACCCCGCGCCGCCCGCCGCCGTACGGGCCGGTTCGAGCAGTCCGCGGCGCTTGAGCCGGGACACCGACGAGCGTACCGAGGGCGCGTCGACGCCGACCGCGGCGAGGAGCCGGATCAACTCGGCCACCGGCACGGGGCCGGGCATGAAACGGCCGTACGCGCCGTAGAACGTGACGATGAGGGACCGGGGGGCGTGCTGCTCTGACACGTTGATCACTCTAGTGCGCGAAGATCACTTGGGACCGCCGCCGGTGGACAACTCACCCTCCGGCGCGGCCGGCGACGGGCTCTCCCCGCTCGCCGGCGGAGCGTCCGCACGCAGCCGGAAGCGTTGCAGCTTTCCGGTCGCCGTGCGCGGCAGCGAGTCCAGGAAGACGAACTCGCGAGGGCATTTGTACGGCGCCAGCTCGGACTTGAGGAAGGCGCGCAGCGCCTCGGCGTCCTTGCGTGCTCCCTCCCTGAGGACCGCGTACGCCACCACCACCTGCCCGCGCGCCTCGTCGGGCCGCCCCACGACCGCCGTCTCGACCACGTCCGGGTGGCGCAGCAGGGCGTCCTCGACCTCGGGCCCGGCGATGTTGTACCCCGCCGAGACGATCATGTCATCGGCGCGGGCGACATACCGGAAGTAGCCGTCGGGGTCGCGCACATAGGTGTCGCCGGTGATGTTCCAGCCGCGGCGCACGTACTCCCGCTGCCGTGGGTCGGTGAGATAGCGGCAGCCCACCGGGCCGCGCACCGCGAGCAGTCCGGGCTCGCCGTCCGGCACCGGCGTCCCCTCGGGGTCGACCACCCGCGCCTGCCACCCCGGTACGGGGACGCCCGTCGTCCCGGGGCGGATGTGCTCGTCGGCCGCGGAGATGAAGATGTGCAGCAGTTCGGTGGCGCCGATGCCGTTGATGATGCGCAGTCCGGTGCGGCTGTGCCAGGCACGCCAGGTCGCGGCGGGCAGGTTCTCGCCCGCGGAGACACAGCGCCGCAGCGAGCTCGTGTCGTGCTCGTCCAGCTCCGCCAGCATCGCCCGGTAGGCGGTCGGTGCGGTGAACAGCACCGAGACGCGGTGCTCGGTGATCGCGGGCAACAGCTGCTTGGGGCCCGCCTGTTCGAGCAGCAGGGAGCAGGCGCCGGCGCGCATCGGGAAGACGACGAGGCCGCCGAGCCCGAAGGTGAAGCCCAGCGGGGGACTGCCGGTGAAGACGTCGTCGTCGCGGGGCCGCAGCACGTGCTTCGAGAAGGTGTCCGCTATGGCCAGCACATCCCGGTGGAAGTGCACACAGCCTTTGGGGCGGCCGGTGGTGCCGGAGGTGAAGGCGATCAGCGCGACGTCGTCGGCGGCCGTGTCGACCGCCGTGAACGGCTCGTCCGGGGCGCCCGTGATGCGCAGCAGCAGGTCGTCGGGCGCGTCCCCGCCGTACGTCGTGATCCGCAGCCCCGGGATCTCCGCCTTCGCCAGGTCGTCGACCGACCGTACGTCGCACAGCGCGTGGGTGACGTGGGCGATGGCGCACATGGTGGTCAGCTCGTGCGGGCGCTGCTGGGCGAGCACCGTGACGGCGACCCCGCCCGCCTTCAGGACCGCCAGCCAGCACGCGGCGAGCCAGGGTGTGGTGGGCCCGCGCAGCAGCACCCGGTTGCCGGGCACGACGCCCAGTTCGGTGGTCAGGACGTGGGCGATCCGGTCCACCCGGGCGAGGAGGTCCCCGTACGTCCACGGATCGCCGGACGGCGTGCGGAAGGCAGGGCGCTGCGGTGGCTTGCCGCCGAGGAGTTCGGCGGCGCAGTTCAGCCGTTCGGGGTAGTGCAGCTCGGGCAGGTCGAAGGGGAGTTCGGGCCACTGCTCCGGGGGCGGGAGGTGGTCGCGGGCGAAGGTGTCGACGTGGGCCGAGGTCGTCGGCTCCAGGGTGTCGCCGTCCATGGAGGTTCGCCCCCTTGTCGTGGTGGGCTCGCAGCGCTCAGCTCGTGGCTCTCGGTGCTCAGGTCTCGGTGCTCTCGGCTCGCGTCTCGCACAAGGAGCGTATCGTGTTGGTGACGACAGTCAATGTCTCGCGATAGCCTGGGGTCCCGCAGTCCGACGGCGGAGAGGGAACCGGCAATGACCGCATTCTCGCTCGATCCGGTACAGACCGCCTGGTGTGCCGAACTGCGCGCGCTGGCCGAGGAGCGGTTGCGCCCGCTGGCGGAGAAGGGCGAGCCGGGTCACGTCAACCGCGCTCTTGTCGCCGAGTTGGGCCGGCTCGGGCTGCTCGCCCGCCTGTTCACCTCGGGCGCGCTCGATCTGTGCCTGATGCGGGAGTCCTTGGCGCACGGTTGCACCGAGGCCGAGACGGCGCTCGCCCTGCAAGGCCTCGGTGCGCATCCGGTGCACGCGTACGGCACCCGGGCACAGCGCGAGCGCTGGCTGCCCCGGGTCGCGGACGGGAGCGCGGTGGCCGCGTTCGCGCTCAGCGAGCCGGGCGCGGGCTCGGACGCGGCGGCGCTGGCGCTCCGCGCGGACCGGGACGACGCACGGGCGCCCACGTCCGCACCGGGGCCCGGCGAAGCCGCACCCGCGGCCCGCGGGGCCTCGTCCCCGGCCGCTGGAGTCGCGTCTGCGGTCCCCGGAACCCTGCCCGTGGCCCCCGGTTCCTCGCCCGCGGGTCCCGGGCCGTCCGTCGTCGAGGCGCAGGAGTCGCCCGTTGCCGAGCGGGACGGCTGGGGGAGCTGGCGGCTCAGTGGGGAGAAGTGCTGGATCTCCAACGCGCCCGAGGCCGACTTCTACACCGTGTTCGCGCGGACCACCCCGGGCGCCGGAGCCCGTGGCGTCACCGCCTTCCTGGTGCCCGCCGACCGGCCGGGCCTCACCGGCACCCCGCTCGACATGCTCTCCCCGCACCCCATCGGCGCCCTCGCCTTCGACGCCGTACCGGTGACGGCGGACGACGTGCTCGGCGAGCCCGACCGCGGTTTCCGGGTCGCGATGCACACCCTCAACCTCTTCCGCCCGAGCGTGGGCGCCTTCGCGGTCGGCATGGCGGAGGCGGCCCTCGCGGCGACGCTCACCCACACGGCAGCGCGTGAGGCGTTCGGCGGCAGGCTGAAGGACCTGCAGACGGTGGCTCACCAGGTCGCCGAGATGGCGATGCGTACGGAGGCGGCCCGCCTGATGGTCTACGCGGCGGCGGCGGCGTACGACGAAGGGGCCCCGGACGTGC
This portion of the Streptomyces mirabilis genome encodes:
- a CDS encoding enoyl-CoA hydratase family protein, with product MSPFTGSAARTSDWQHLRCEVADGVATVTLARPEKLNALTFGAYADLRDLLAELSRERSVRALVLAGEGRGFCSGGDVDEIIGATLSMDTAQLLDFNRMTGQVVRTVRECPFPVIAAVHGVAAGAGAVLALAADFRVADPSARFAFLFTRVGLSGGDMGAAYLLPRVVGLGHATRLLMLGEPVRAPEAERIGLISELADEGDADEAAQRLARRLAEGPALAYAQTKALLTAELDMPLAASVELDASTQALLMTGEDYAEFHAAFTEKRAPKWRGR
- a CDS encoding acyl-CoA dehydrogenase family protein — translated: MTAFSLDPVQTAWCAELRALAEERLRPLAEKGEPGHVNRALVAELGRLGLLARLFTSGALDLCLMRESLAHGCTEAETALALQGLGAHPVHAYGTRAQRERWLPRVADGSAVAAFALSEPGAGSDAAALALRADRDDARAPTSAPGPGEAAPAARGASSPAAGVASAVPGTLPVAPGSSPAGPGPSVVEAQESPVAERDGWGSWRLSGEKCWISNAPEADFYTVFARTTPGAGARGVTAFLVPADRPGLTGTPLDMLSPHPIGALAFDAVPVTADDVLGEPDRGFRVAMHTLNLFRPSVGAFAVGMAEAALAATLTHTAAREAFGGRLKDLQTVAHQVAEMAMRTEAARLMVYAAAAAYDEGAPDVPRRAAMAKLLATETAQYVVDAAVQLHGARALRRGHLLEHLYREVRAPRIYEGASEVQRAVIAKELYASVEAL
- a CDS encoding PaaX family transcriptional regulator; protein product: MINVSEQHAPRSLIVTFYGAYGRFMPGPVPVAELIRLLAAVGVDAPSVRSSVSRLKRRGLLEPARTAAGGAGYALSPDARQLLEDGDRRVYAAAPPEDEGWVLAVFSVPESERQKRHVLRSRLAGLGFGTAAPGVWLAPARLYEETRHTLARLRLDPYVELFRGEHLGFAATADAVARWWDLAAIAKQHEAFLDQHATVLRDWRRRADTPPEEAYRDYLLALDTWRHLPYADPGLPAALLPEDWPGARSAAVFRALHERLRDAGASFTEPTDV
- a CDS encoding bifunctional salicylyl-CoA 5-hydroxylase/oxidoreductase; this encodes MAGAIAVATRTRASVRVAVIGGGPGGLYAAALLKRLDPGREVTVWERNAPDDTFGFGVVLSDETLGGIEHADPVVYAALQDELVRWDDIDIVHRGVRNTSGGHGFAALGRRRLLEILHERCRSLGVELRFRAEAPPVAELMTVYDLVVAADGVHSPTRAAYAEAFGPSVEEHRCRYIWLAADFAFDSFRFEIVETEHGVMQLHGYPYAADASTVIVEMREEVWRAAGFADLDEQGSVELCGKIFTDALGGRQLRSNKSTWTTFRTVVNDRWSHGNLVLLGDAAHTAHFSIGSGTKLAVEDALALAACLEERPTLDEALAAYEEERRPVVASTQRAARASLEWFENLGLYLHQPARQFAFNLLTRSRRVTHDNLRLRDAHFTAAVEREFGCPPGTPPMFTPFRLRGLTLRNRVVVSPMDMYSAVDGVPGDFHLVHLGARALGGAGLVMTEMVCVSAEGRITPGCAGLYSHRQAESWRRIIRFVHAQAPGTAIGVQLGHSGRKGSTKLMWEGMDEPLEEGNWPLVAASPIPYGPRSQTPRQLCRAQLTDIREQFAAATWRAVRCGFDLLELHCAHGYLLSGFLSPLTNRRTDAYGGSLERRLRFPLEVFDAVRAVWPEERPMTVRISATDWAEGGNTGDEGVAIARAFAAHGADAVDVSTGQVVADEQPEYGRSFQTPFADRIRHETGLPVIAVGAISSWDDVNSLILAGRTDLCALARPHLYDPHWTLHAAAEQGYEGPGVAWPKPYRAGSRRPQTGRMDAPKPRLSLGT
- the argF gene encoding ornithine carbamoyltransferase; the encoded protein is MATVPTALAGRHFLKELDFTEEEFRGLIELAAELKAAKKAGAETQHLRGRNIALIFEKTSTRTRCAFEVAAADQGASTTYLDPSGSQIGHKESVKDTARVLGRMFDAIEYRGDSQASVEELAAYAGVPVYNGLTDDWHPTQMLADVLTMTEHCDKPLGGIAFAYLGDARFNMGNSYLVTGALLGMDVRIVAPQAYWPAEEIVAEARKLAESNGGRVTLTEHLGEGVHGADFVATDVWVSMGEPKEVWDERIAALSPYAVTMDVLRATGNPDVKFLHCLPAFHDLGTKVGREIHETHGLDSLEVTDEVFESAHSVVFDEAENRLHTIKAIMVATLGRPGIPEVLA
- a CDS encoding ATP-binding protein, with the protein product MNGPTLHDTPAPASWRIALPHTAAAVPVARALVRTALAELKHAADSDTAELLTAELVANAVEHTAGDGPIELVVELMPTGCQVEVHDPDPEPPGNLTVPEPPGEPDPWQEHGRGLLLIRTLSSSCGHRPTGSGKAVWFRLPVVPAQRRPA
- a CDS encoding amino acid permease — its product is MSAPRIKSPQLLMAESGADREGHGLKRTMGLFQLICFGVGAIVGTGIFVGLSDSVAQAGPAVVVSFILAAITCVFTAFSFAELGGAIPVSGSSYSFAYAGLGEGTAFLVGWCLLLEYGVSVSAVAVGWSQYVNELLHSLMGVQLPAALSAGPSDGGIVNLPAVIVIALASVLLIRGVRESARATAAMAVLKLVVLVVFCAIGFSAFKHGNLTPFSPAGLGGIGAGTTAAFFSYIGFDAITTAGEEAKDPRRNIPIAILVCIGLVTLLYCAVALAAIGAVGGDAVAGRPAALSYVVNVVTGSTVGAGVVAFGAVVAIASVVLAVMYGQTRILMSMSRDGLVPRVFEKISPRTSTPVAGTLIVAIVFAVPAAFAPLDAVVNLTTIGTLATMAAVNVAVIALRRRQPGLARTFRVPLYPVVPLLGIGFCLYLMYETGWTTWVQFVCFLAAGFLVYVLYGRRNSRLAVAGAAPGAEVTPDAAERAPQAV
- a CDS encoding AMP-binding protein → MDGDTLEPTTSAHVDTFARDHLPPPEQWPELPFDLPELHYPERLNCAAELLGGKPPQRPAFRTPSGDPWTYGDLLARVDRIAHVLTTELGVVPGNRVLLRGPTTPWLAACWLAVLKAGGVAVTVLAQQRPHELTTMCAIAHVTHALCDVRSVDDLAKAEIPGLRITTYGGDAPDDLLLRITGAPDEPFTAVDTAADDVALIAFTSGTTGRPKGCVHFHRDVLAIADTFSKHVLRPRDDDVFTGSPPLGFTFGLGGLVVFPMRAGACSLLLEQAGPKQLLPAITEHRVSVLFTAPTAYRAMLAELDEHDTSSLRRCVSAGENLPAATWRAWHSRTGLRIINGIGATELLHIFISAADEHIRPGTTGVPVPGWQARVVDPEGTPVPDGEPGLLAVRGPVGCRYLTDPRQREYVRRGWNITGDTYVRDPDGYFRYVARADDMIVSAGYNIAGPEVEDALLRHPDVVETAVVGRPDEARGQVVVAYAVLREGARKDAEALRAFLKSELAPYKCPREFVFLDSLPRTATGKLQRFRLRADAPPASGESPSPAAPEGELSTGGGPK